A window from Ignavibacteriota bacterium encodes these proteins:
- a CDS encoding TonB-dependent receptor has product MKNILIIFLFCVSAIFPQKLKGIVYENIGENISPLPGVNIFWENTTIGTTSNADGSFEIIKTSADSSKLIVSYVTFKPDTIIVKKSETFIEIILTENLELDEITVLVKTKGTEFDDLNPILTQTLFNKEFKKAACCNLSESFETNASVDVSYSDAVSGAKQIKLLGLDGKYGQIMTENIPNLRGLASAYGIYFVPGPWMESIQISKGTASVINGFESTTGQINIEFKKSILPNSFYADLFSTDQLKNDVNAITTINIDENISTSLFLHGEYFGKNVDHNKDGFLDHPNVRQINILNRWNYEDFKNWHIAATLNYINEERYGGQIGFGSKNNFSKYRNIIKTERFQIWSKIGYMFSNDLNSSFGFINMLTTHKQNSSFGNRIYNSDELSYYSNLIFESQIINQKNKINTGISLVYDNLNELFIENNFDKKEFIPGAFFQYTFQPEENLALISGVRADFNNKFGMFITPRFHARYSPLANTTLRFTIGKGYRSSNIISENISFLSSSRNFIIDENLKMENAINYGFNITQYFYFFDKELSINADFYRTEFINKVVVDIDQNSHEVNFYNLDGKSFANNFQVELNYELIKNLDLTGAVRFSDAKTTFNGNLISDPLNKKFKGLLSLSYLSNLRLWQFDFTTQFNGSSRIPKLAENITLENGTKSPSFINMMAQITHYLKGWEVFLGIENFTNFTQSQIIISADDPFGPDYDSSMIWGPIEGRKFYLGFRLTLK; this is encoded by the coding sequence ATGAAAAACATTTTAATCATTTTTCTCTTTTGCGTTTCTGCAATATTTCCGCAAAAGTTGAAAGGAATTGTCTATGAAAATATTGGTGAAAATATTTCTCCCTTACCCGGTGTAAATATTTTTTGGGAAAATACAACAATCGGCACAACATCAAATGCAGATGGAAGTTTTGAAATTATTAAAACTTCTGCTGATTCATCAAAATTAATTGTAAGTTATGTTACTTTCAAACCAGATACAATAATTGTTAAAAAGTCTGAAACCTTTATTGAGATAATCCTTACAGAAAATCTTGAACTTGATGAAATTACAGTCTTAGTAAAAACTAAAGGAACTGAATTTGATGATTTGAATCCGATTTTAACACAAACACTTTTTAATAAAGAATTCAAAAAAGCCGCATGCTGTAATTTATCTGAAAGTTTTGAAACAAATGCTTCGGTAGATGTTTCTTATTCCGATGCGGTTTCGGGCGCAAAGCAAATTAAGCTTTTAGGACTTGACGGAAAATACGGTCAAATTATGACAGAAAATATTCCGAATTTAAGAGGACTTGCTTCTGCTTACGGAATTTATTTTGTTCCCGGACCTTGGATGGAATCAATTCAAATTTCAAAAGGAACTGCTTCTGTAATTAACGGATTTGAATCAACAACCGGACAAATAAATATTGAATTTAAAAAATCAATTTTGCCAAACTCTTTTTATGCAGATTTGTTTTCCACAGATCAACTTAAAAATGATGTTAATGCAATTACAACAATTAATATTGATGAAAATATTTCTACCTCACTTTTTCTTCACGGTGAATATTTTGGAAAAAATGTTGATCATAATAAAGATGGATTTTTAGATCATCCGAATGTTAGGCAAATTAATATTTTAAATAGATGGAATTATGAAGATTTCAAAAATTGGCATATTGCCGCAACCCTTAATTACATTAACGAAGAAAGGTATGGCGGTCAAATTGGTTTTGGTTCCAAAAATAATTTTAGCAAATATAGGAATATTATTAAAACGGAACGATTTCAAATTTGGTCAAAAATTGGTTATATGTTTTCCAATGATTTGAATTCGAGTTTTGGATTTATAAATATGCTTACAACTCATAAACAAAATTCAAGTTTTGGAAATAGAATTTACAATTCCGATGAATTAAGTTATTATTCAAACTTAATTTTTGAATCGCAAATTATAAATCAGAAAAATAAAATCAATACTGGAATTAGTTTGGTTTATGACAATTTAAATGAACTTTTTATTGAAAATAATTTCGACAAAAAAGAGTTTATTCCCGGTGCATTTTTTCAATATACTTTTCAACCGGAGGAAAATTTAGCTTTAATTAGCGGAGTTCGTGCAGATTTTAATAATAAATTCGGAATGTTTATTACTCCAAGATTTCATGCACGTTATTCGCCTTTAGCCAATACCACATTGCGTTTCACAATTGGGAAAGGATACAGATCATCAAATATTATTTCCGAAAATATTTCGTTTTTATCTTCATCAAGAAATTTTATAATTGACGAAAATTTAAAAATGGAAAACGCAATAAATTACGGTTTTAACATCACTCAATATTTTTATTTCTTTGATAAAGAATTATCAATCAATGCAGATTTTTATAGAACCGAATTTATCAATAAAGTAGTAGTGGATATTGATCAAAATTCCCACGAAGTAAATTTTTATAATCTTGATGGAAAATCTTTTGCAAATAATTTTCAAGTTGAACTAAATTATGAATTAATTAAAAATTTAGATTTAACGGGAGCTGTAAGATTTTCTGATGCAAAAACTACTTTTAATGGAAATTTAATTTCTGATCCGCTGAATAAAAAGTTTAAAGGACTTTTATCACTTTCATATTTATCAAATTTAAGATTGTGGCAATTTGATTTTACAACTCAATTTAACGGTTCATCAAGAATTCCAAAACTTGCAGAAAATATTACTTTAGAAAACGGAACAAAATCTCCTTCATTCATAAATATGATGGCGCAAATTACACATTACCTAAAAGGTTGGGAAGTATTTTTAGGAATTGAAAACTTTACAAATTTTACTCAATCGCAAATAATAATTTCTGCCGATGATCCATTTGGACCGGATTATGATTCATCAATGATTTGGGGACCAATTGAAGGAAGAAAATTCTATTTGGGATTTAGACTAACATTAAAATAG
- a CDS encoding heavy-metal-associated domain-containing protein, protein MKYLSKCILILFIISCSANINSNNLKVATFDTSIHCENCVNTMFDNLPKENGVVDLKVELNEKTVTVIFNTEETTVEKLAEKINELGYSAYIKNLEDFKKN, encoded by the coding sequence ATGAAATATTTATCAAAATGTATTTTAATTCTTTTTATAATTTCATGTAGTGCAAACATAAATTCAAATAATTTAAAAGTTGCAACTTTTGATACATCTATCCATTGCGAAAATTGTGTAAATACAATGTTTGATAATCTTCCAAAAGAGAATGGCGTTGTAGACTTAAAAGTTGAGTTGAATGAAAAAACTGTTACAGTAATTTTTAACACGGAAGAAACGACCGTTGAAAAATTAGCAGAAAAAATTAACGAACTTGGTTATTCTGCTTACATAAAAAACTTAGAGGATTTTAAGAAAAATTAA
- a CDS encoding T9SS type A sorting domain-containing protein produces MVDASPFKIIDQINDIDDSKNLPTEFALYQNYPNPFNPNTTIKYSIPLKVKSETSNVASDFSLSKVTLKIYNILGREVLTLVNQKQKPGNYEVEFDAKNLSSGIYFYKLQARELTLTKKMILLK; encoded by the coding sequence ATGGTTGATGCATCTCCATTTAAAATAATTGATCAAATAAATGATATTGATGATTCGAAAAATTTACCCACTGAATTTGCTCTCTATCAAAACTATCCCAATCCATTTAATCCAAATACAACAATAAAATATAGTATTCCGTTAAAAGTGAAAAGTGAAACGTCAAATGTAGCCTCAGACTTTAGTCTGAGTAAAGTTACATTAAAAATTTACAATATCTTGGGAAGAGAAGTTTTAACATTAGTAAATCAAAAACAAAAACCCGGAAATTATGAAGTTGAATTTGATGCAAAAAATTTATCAAGTGGAATTTATTTCTACAAACTACAAGCAAGAGAATTAACGTTAACAAAGAAAATGATTTTACTAAAATAA
- a CDS encoding YihY/virulence factor BrkB family protein: MKNISQQIKKYIKFFTEDIWRIRLSELKGKKAFFIKQQRIIILSIRNFREDNCVLRSSALTFYSMLSIVPVVAILFGIFKGFGLQSQLEKLLLENFKDYEAVMIEIVNYSNILLDNTKGGIIAGIGIILLLWTVIKLLNNIEYSLNDIWKFKTSRTVVRQFSDFLAIIFLAPLFFVLSSGLTVFISVYIDDLAEKYKLLGMIVPIISFVLKFLPYLIIWILFTLFYVVMPNGPVKYSAAFFAAVIAGTLYQIVQFLYVTFQIGITSYNAIYGSFAVFPLFLIWLQTSWLIFLFGAEISYSIQNISNYEFEADSKNINNHQKKLISLAIAQVVAKNFQNGKKALSSNEIAEKLGIPIILTDKIISEFVESGLFSKIYFEKEKVYFYQPAKDLKFFTIKNVSDSLDKRGSRIPLKKNDEFNSLNELTEKISQLVNNSSENKLLTEV; the protein is encoded by the coding sequence ATGAAAAATATTTCTCAACAAATTAAAAAGTATATAAAATTTTTTACCGAAGATATTTGGCGAATAAGATTAAGCGAATTAAAAGGTAAAAAAGCTTTTTTTATAAAACAGCAAAGAATTATTATTCTATCAATAAGAAATTTTCGTGAAGATAATTGTGTTTTAAGATCATCTGCACTTACGTTTTATTCAATGCTATCGATTGTGCCGGTTGTGGCAATTTTATTCGGAATATTCAAAGGCTTCGGACTTCAATCTCAATTAGAAAAACTACTTCTTGAAAATTTTAAAGATTATGAAGCAGTAATGATTGAAATTGTAAATTATTCCAACATACTTTTGGATAACACTAAGGGCGGAATAATTGCCGGAATTGGTATAATTTTATTGCTATGGACGGTTATTAAACTTCTTAACAATATTGAGTATTCTTTAAATGATATTTGGAAATTTAAAACATCACGAACAGTTGTTAGGCAATTCAGTGATTTTTTGGCAATAATTTTTTTGGCTCCGTTATTTTTTGTTCTATCAAGCGGATTAACAGTTTTTATAAGTGTTTACATTGATGATTTAGCTGAAAAATATAAATTACTTGGAATGATTGTACCAATAATTTCATTTGTTCTAAAGTTTCTTCCCTACTTAATTATTTGGATTTTATTTACACTATTTTACGTTGTTATGCCAAATGGTCCAGTAAAATATTCTGCAGCATTTTTTGCAGCTGTAATTGCGGGAACGCTTTATCAAATTGTGCAATTTTTATATGTTACTTTTCAAATTGGCATTACAAGTTACAATGCAATTTACGGAAGCTTTGCGGTGTTTCCACTTTTTCTAATTTGGCTACAGACAAGTTGGCTTATATTTCTTTTCGGTGCGGAAATTTCTTATTCAATTCAAAACATAAGTAATTATGAGTTTGAAGCCGATTCAAAAAATATCAATAATCATCAGAAGAAATTGATTTCGTTGGCAATTGCTCAAGTTGTTGCAAAAAATTTTCAGAATGGAAAGAAAGCATTATCATCTAATGAAATAGCCGAAAAATTAGGAATTCCAATAATTTTAACTGATAAAATAATTTCAGAATTTGTTGAATCCGGATTATTTTCAAAAATATATTTTGAAAAAGAAAAAGTCTATTTTTATCAGCCGGCAAAAGATTTAAAGTTTTTCACAATTAAAAATGTTTCAGATTCTTTAGATAAACGCGGCTCAAGAATTCCTTTAAAGAAAAATGATGAATTTAATTCACTAAATGAATTAACTGAAAAAATATCTCAATTAGTTAATAATTCTTCTGAAAACAAATTGTTAACGGAAGTATAA
- a CDS encoding TetR/AcrR family transcriptional regulator, whose amino-acid sequence MSEIQDKLVSSETKNKIFNAAAELFARDGFYKVSVREICEAAKVTKPVLYYYFKDKETLLEELMKETYARVDELVVKYLNETDCLEILLKNLVKLYVEFLTFYPNLTRFSAFIQSTNVPKRILEMKLNRYKTEMGKLISILKLNQKSGIIRKECNPETLAINFIGTIVMYIGEFLIFNLSIKDVNKKLNNFVEFWINTFIIKDLAE is encoded by the coding sequence ATGAGTGAAATTCAAGATAAATTAGTTTCGAGTGAAACAAAAAATAAAATATTTAATGCTGCGGCAGAATTATTTGCACGTGATGGTTTTTATAAAGTTTCGGTAAGAGAAATTTGCGAAGCGGCAAAAGTAACAAAACCGGTTTTGTATTATTATTTCAAGGACAAAGAAACTTTGCTTGAAGAATTAATGAAAGAAACTTATGCAAGGGTTGATGAACTTGTTGTTAAATATCTAAATGAAACTGATTGTTTAGAAATTTTACTTAAAAATCTCGTAAAACTTTATGTTGAATTTCTAACTTTTTATCCAAACTTAACAAGATTCTCTGCTTTTATTCAATCGACAAATGTTCCGAAAAGAATTTTGGAAATGAAATTAAACAGATACAAAACAGAAATGGGAAAACTAATTTCAATTTTAAAATTAAATCAAAAGTCTGGTATAATCCGAAAAGAATGTAACCCGGAAACTTTAGCTATTAATTTTATTGGAACAATCGTTATGTATATCGGTGAATTTTTAATTTTTAATTTATCCATAAAAGATGTAAACAAAAAACTTAACAATTTCGTTGAGTTTTGGATTAATACATTTATTATCAAAGATTTGGCGGAGTAA
- a CDS encoding TolC family protein: MRNIFLLFTVILFLNEANFSQQKTKNIIELSFNEVIGISKSENLSLKSKLLEYEYQNLEEWKSYSNFLPSLTYQGLATNNLELPVFVFMGQKFTVGTKFAFQHSLDLSLPIFTGGSRWFNLKIQKNIRKSLSEELKGKEQEVVLQSLQAFYGIILTNSLFKTASEAVEVSKQNLDQVKKYYEAGTATELDWQRAKAQYAASLPNLEKAKSEKLLGKQRLKFLLNISLDDSLVITDSLDQIDFLNNYKNSSLEELKKISEENRFDIKSLQYKLAATKQGENIALGSFTPIIAASANLGHQAQLENSHVMWNDYIRSKSISLSMIWPLFEGGKKILNYQQAKIQTEQMEIMLEQADKGRILNVEENYYIFSESVKNLESLKEAMIQSKESLRLSNLLYAEGMSTQLDVLNAQLLNTTNQTQYFQGIFNYNVSQLNLLYSMGVLNEIWE, translated from the coding sequence ATGAGAAATATATTTTTACTGTTTACTGTAATTTTATTTTTAAATGAAGCTAATTTTTCACAACAAAAAACAAAAAATATTATTGAGCTTTCTTTTAATGAAGTAATTGGTATTTCAAAATCCGAAAACTTATCGCTAAAATCAAAATTGCTTGAATATGAATATCAAAATCTGGAAGAGTGGAAATCATACTCAAATTTTCTTCCAAGTTTAACCTATCAAGGTTTAGCGACAAATAATTTAGAACTTCCAGTTTTTGTTTTTATGGGACAAAAATTTACCGTAGGAACAAAATTTGCATTTCAACATTCTTTAGATCTTTCTCTCCCAATATTTACGGGCGGATCAAGATGGTTTAATTTAAAGATTCAAAAAAACATAAGAAAATCTTTAAGTGAAGAATTGAAAGGAAAAGAGCAAGAAGTTGTACTTCAGTCATTACAAGCTTTTTACGGAATTATTTTAACCAATTCATTATTTAAAACAGCTTCAGAAGCAGTTGAAGTATCAAAACAAAATTTGGATCAAGTTAAAAAATATTATGAAGCCGGAACTGCAACAGAATTGGATTGGCAAAGAGCAAAGGCACAATACGCCGCTTCATTGCCGAATTTAGAAAAAGCTAAATCAGAAAAATTATTGGGAAAGCAAAGATTAAAATTTCTATTAAATATATCTCTGGACGATTCTCTTGTGATTACCGATTCTTTAGATCAAATAGATTTTTTGAATAATTATAAAAATTCTTCACTTGAAGAATTAAAAAAAATTTCTGAAGAAAATAGATTTGATATAAAATCTTTACAGTATAAGTTGGCTGCAACAAAGCAAGGAGAAAATATTGCACTTGGCAGTTTTACTCCAATTATTGCAGCTTCCGCAAATCTTGGGCACCAAGCTCAGTTGGAAAATTCTCATGTTATGTGGAATGATTATATCCGATCAAAATCAATTTCACTTTCAATGATTTGGCCTTTGTTTGAAGGGGGAAAGAAAATTCTAAATTATCAACAAGCAAAAATTCAAACTGAGCAAATGGAAATTATGCTTGAACAAGCTGATAAAGGAAGAATTTTAAATGTTGAAGAAAATTACTACATTTTTTCAGAATCAGTAAAAAATCTTGAAAGTTTGAAAGAAGCAATGATTCAATCGAAAGAAAGTTTGCGACTTTCAAATTTACTTTATGCAGAAGGAATGAGCACTCAACTTGATGTTTTAAATGCACAATTATTAAATACAACAAATCAAACACAATATTTTCAAGGTATTTTTAATTACAATGTAAGTCAACTAAATCTATTATACTCAATGGGTGTCTTGAATGAAATTTGGGAATAA
- a CDS encoding efflux RND transporter periplasmic adaptor subunit, which produces MKKLFLVSTIFILFIFTSCQEETKQKNEKIVPVKVFNVKLDNIENFVKATGTITAGEDVIVYSKVSEKIINIYVKPGDRISQGQNIAVQYNALFKQSVDAAETSVKSAQAQLNLALQEFNRIKNLYEQKAISSQQFDQIKTQYESAELGLQAAKVQLQQAKEQFDNSFIKAPFSGVVASLYIEKNQMLPAGLPVAQIINSNSMKAKVKIPSSEISGIFKGQSVSIELPSIPNKIYEGTVVQIDHAVDQISKNLQVEVSLNKIHPEIKSGMFGEFLIKTSIKENRIIIPENSIQSRTEVKIDRETGTQKSIKKYFVFVIKNGKADLVEVKTGINNDGRTEIISGLNVGDTIVVVGHNIVKTGDKVKIID; this is translated from the coding sequence ATGAAAAAATTATTTTTGGTTTCCACAATATTTATACTATTTATATTTACTTCTTGCCAAGAAGAGACAAAACAAAAAAATGAAAAAATTGTTCCGGTAAAAGTTTTTAATGTAAAATTAGACAACATTGAAAACTTTGTAAAAGCAACGGGAACAATAACTGCGGGAGAGGATGTAATTGTTTATTCTAAAGTATCAGAAAAAATTATCAACATTTATGTAAAACCCGGAGATAGAATTTCGCAAGGACAAAATATTGCAGTTCAATATAATGCGCTGTTCAAGCAAAGTGTTGATGCTGCAGAAACATCTGTTAAATCTGCTCAAGCTCAACTTAATTTAGCATTACAAGAATTTAACAGAATTAAAAATTTATATGAGCAAAAGGCAATCAGCTCTCAGCAATTTGATCAAATAAAAACTCAATATGAATCTGCAGAATTAGGATTACAAGCTGCTAAAGTTCAATTGCAACAAGCAAAAGAGCAATTTGATAATAGTTTTATAAAAGCTCCATTTAGTGGAGTTGTTGCTTCTTTATATATTGAAAAAAATCAAATGCTTCCAGCCGGTTTGCCGGTTGCACAGATTATAAATTCCAATTCAATGAAAGCAAAAGTTAAAATTCCATCTTCAGAAATATCCGGAATATTTAAAGGTCAATCGGTTTCAATTGAGTTACCTTCCATTCCAAATAAAATTTATGAAGGAACGGTTGTGCAAATTGATCATGCAGTAGATCAGATTTCAAAAAATCTTCAAGTTGAAGTTTCCCTAAATAAAATACATCCCGAAATAAAATCCGGTATGTTCGGAGAATTTTTAATTAAGACTTCAATAAAAGAGAACAGAATAATTATTCCCGAAAATTCTATTCAAAGTAGAACGGAAGTTAAAATTGATAGAGAAACCGGAACTCAAAAATCAATTAAAAAATATTTTGTCTTTGTAATTAAAAACGGAAAAGCTGATTTAGTTGAAGTAAAAACCGGTATCAACAACGATGGAAGAACTGAAATAATTTCCGGGTTAAATGTTGGTGATACTATTGTTGTTGTTGGACATAATATTGTAAAGACTGGTGATAAAGTTAAAATTATTGATTAA
- a CDS encoding efflux RND transporter permease subunit, with amino-acid sequence MILTKFSLKRQITLIMFYAVVIGFSLFSFSQLKIDFFPDIQFPIAGIITNYSGVGPEDIENLISRPIEEAVSSVKNIEKVNSQSFKGASIVTLEFKYGTDMNQAEADIRKNLDYIRDFLPADANEPITFVFDPSMSPIIFLNLSSEYLGSAELRRLAEETIEPLFERVDGVASVQTQGGLQRQINVNLNPTLLASFGLSPDDVAQAIQLGSGLLPGGTIETNQKTYNLRIFSEFRTLDQIKNTIVTLRGKDPILVKDVAIVEDSYKDNASEVRADYGEGVLMFIMKQSDANTVLTSRRVKEAMPDILARLPQGTKLTSLWDQSDFIMLSVNNLSNTAIISFVLAFIVIYFFLRNIRGSIIMGISIPLSVIVTFAVMYASNLTLNIISMAGLALAIGMLVDNSIVVLENIYRHREMGKNKFDSADIGTSEVGLAITVSTLTTIAVFVPVLFVPNITGQLFKDLVLTITFSLIVSLIVALTIVPLMSANILRLEKKNKDGFIESIKNKIGIWLEKLSQNYSTILNWSLLHKKTVLGIVSIMFLISLGLTTFLGGEFLPKSDQGFIDFLMESPSGTPIEKTRLYAYQIEDIVKEIVPADAMESIAIFYGEREGIGAFGTTSSTVEAIIKLKSKEDRKITQFEIQDSLRKRLDDIPGVTYFFQEGATFSTEKDIEVKIIGFDTDGAKSIANQLKSKFEKVQGFVDITLNTKETTPELQVHLNKDVMNDLKLSGLSVASNISTAMQGKVISQYREKGDEFDIRIQYDKKYRNQKSMIENMQIPLMNDEMIQLKQIANVTEEESSPTIFRENQSRYISVGIALSGIDLSQAVDEVNKIVSETAIPSEFQVIIGGTAEDQQEAFFYLTLAFIAAILLVYMIMAAQFESFVDPFIIMFTVPLSVIGVFFFLFITGTSISVMALVGLVMLVGIAVNNGIVLVDYINQLRKQGKELYEAVKDACAARMRPVLMTALTTILGMVPLALEFGSGSETWTPLARSVIGGLTTTTLLTLVVIPILYILFEKLEVKIKTKWKARKVK; translated from the coding sequence ATGATATTAACAAAATTTTCTTTGAAACGACAAATAACACTCATAATGTTTTATGCTGTGGTTATTGGTTTTAGTTTATTTTCTTTTTCACAATTAAAAATAGATTTCTTTCCGGATATTCAATTCCCCATTGCCGGAATTATTACCAACTACTCTGGCGTTGGTCCGGAAGATATTGAGAATTTAATTTCACGACCAATTGAAGAAGCAGTATCATCCGTTAAAAATATTGAGAAAGTAAATTCTCAATCATTCAAAGGTGCGTCAATTGTAACTCTTGAATTTAAATACGGAACTGATATGAATCAAGCTGAAGCTGATATCAGAAAAAATTTAGATTATATAAGAGATTTTCTTCCGGCTGATGCAAATGAACCAATCACTTTTGTTTTCGATCCATCAATGAGTCCGATTATATTTTTAAATTTAAGCTCTGAATATCTTGGTTCAGCTGAGTTAAGAAGATTGGCTGAAGAAACAATAGAACCGTTGTTTGAAAGAGTTGACGGAGTTGCATCTGTTCAGACTCAAGGTGGTTTACAAAGACAAATTAATGTAAATCTAAATCCAACATTACTTGCCTCTTTTGGTTTATCTCCGGATGATGTTGCACAAGCAATTCAATTAGGCAGTGGACTTTTACCTGGCGGAACAATCGAAACCAATCAAAAAACTTATAATTTAAGAATCTTTAGCGAGTTTCGTACTTTAGACCAAATTAAAAATACTATTGTTACTCTGCGAGGTAAAGATCCCATACTAGTTAAAGATGTTGCAATTGTTGAAGATAGTTATAAAGATAACGCTTCTGAAGTACGTGCGGATTATGGTGAAGGTGTATTAATGTTTATTATGAAACAATCCGATGCAAATACTGTATTGACTTCAAGACGTGTTAAAGAAGCCATGCCAGATATTTTAGCAAGACTTCCTCAAGGTACAAAACTTACTTCATTGTGGGATCAATCAGATTTCATAATGCTTTCCGTAAATAATCTTAGCAATACCGCAATAATTTCTTTTGTTCTGGCATTTATTGTAATATACTTTTTCCTTCGCAATATTCGCGGAAGTATAATTATGGGAATTTCAATACCCCTTTCAGTAATTGTAACATTTGCAGTTATGTATGCATCAAATTTAACATTAAATATTATTTCTATGGCTGGACTTGCATTAGCTATTGGAATGCTGGTAGATAATTCAATCGTTGTTCTCGAAAATATTTACCGCCACAGAGAAATGGGCAAAAATAAATTTGATTCCGCTGATATTGGAACTTCTGAGGTCGGATTAGCAATTACAGTATCAACACTTACAACAATTGCAGTTTTCGTTCCGGTTTTATTTGTGCCAAATATTACCGGGCAGTTATTTAAAGATCTAGTTTTAACAATTACATTCAGTTTAATAGTTTCATTGATAGTTGCGTTAACAATTGTTCCACTAATGTCCGCTAATATTTTGCGTTTGGAGAAAAAAAATAAAGATGGGTTTATTGAATCCATAAAAAATAAAATTGGAATTTGGCTTGAAAAACTTTCACAAAATTACTCAACAATTTTAAATTGGTCCTTACTTCATAAAAAAACAGTTCTGGGAATTGTATCAATAATGTTTTTAATTTCTCTGGGATTAACAACATTTCTTGGCGGAGAATTTTTGCCAAAGAGTGATCAAGGATTTATTGATTTTCTAATGGAATCACCATCCGGAACGCCAATTGAAAAAACAAGATTGTATGCATATCAAATTGAAGATATCGTAAAAGAAATTGTTCCAGCTGATGCAATGGAATCTATAGCAATTTTTTATGGTGAACGTGAAGGAATTGGTGCTTTTGGAACTACTTCAAGTACAGTTGAAGCAATTATAAAACTCAAATCAAAAGAGGATAGAAAAATTACACAATTCGAAATCCAAGATTCTTTAAGAAAAAGACTTGATGATATTCCCGGTGTAACATATTTCTTTCAAGAGGGTGCAACATTTTCAACAGAAAAGGATATTGAAGTAAAAATAATTGGATTTGATACTGACGGGGCAAAATCCATTGCAAATCAGTTAAAAAGTAAATTTGAAAAAGTTCAAGGATTTGTTGATATAACTCTAAATACAAAAGAAACAACTCCAGAGTTACAAGTTCACCTTAACAAAGATGTAATGAATGATCTTAAACTATCCGGATTATCTGTTGCAAGTAATATTTCAACAGCTATGCAAGGAAAAGTAATTTCGCAATACAGAGAAAAAGGTGATGAATTCGACATTAGAATTCAATATGATAAAAAATATCGCAATCAAAAATCAATGATTGAAAATATGCAAATTCCTTTGATGAATGATGAAATGATTCAACTTAAACAAATTGCAAATGTTACTGAAGAAGAATCTTCGCCAACAATTTTTAGAGAAAATCAAAGCAGATATATTTCTGTGGGAATTGCACTTTCCGGAATTGATTTATCACAAGCAGTTGATGAAGTTAATAAAATTGTTTCTGAAACTGCAATCCCTTCAGAGTTTCAAGTTATAATTGGAGGCACTGCAGAAGATCAACAAGAAGCATTTTTCTATTTAACATTAGCTTTCATTGCTGCAATTCTATTGGTTTATATGATTATGGCAGCACAGTTTGAATCATTTGTGGATCCGTTTATTATTATGTTCACTGTACCACTTTCTGTAATCGGAGTTTTCTTTTTCCTTTTTATTACCGGTACAAGTATAAGCGTTATGGCTTTAGTCGGATTAGTAATGTTAGTAGGTATTGCAGTAAATAATGGTATTGTTTTGGTTGATTATATAAATCAATTAAGGAAACAAGGAAAAGAATTATACGAAGCAGTTAAAGATGCATGCGCTGCAAGAATGCGCCCGGTTTTAATGACAGCATTAACAACAATTTTGGGAATGGTTCCCTTAGCTTTGGAATTTGGTTCCGGTTCTGAAACTTGGACACCATTAGCACGTTCAGTAATTGGCGGATTAACAACTACCACTTTGTTAACATTAGTTGTTATTCCAATTTTATATATTTTATTTGAAAAATTGGAAGTTAAAATAAAGACTAAATGGAAAGCTAGAAAAGTTAAATAA